Proteins encoded in a region of the Nicotiana tomentosiformis chromosome 9, ASM39032v3, whole genome shotgun sequence genome:
- the LOC104101565 gene encoding MYB-like transcription factor ETC1, translated as MADSEQLSSSDYTPPDSQGKISKEAETEFSQDEEELIIRMYNLLGERWSLIAGRIPGRTAEEIEKYWNTRSSTSQ; from the exons ATGGCAGATTCAGAACAACTTTCTTCCTCTGATTATACTCCTCCTGATTCTCAAG GAAAGATATCGAAAGAAGCTGAAACTGAATTTTCTCAAGATGAAGAAGAATTGATAATCAGGATGTACAATTTGCTCGGCGAGAG GTGGTCTCTTATAGCTGGAAGAATACCCGGACGAACTGCAGAGGAGATTGAGAAGTATTGGAATACTCGATCTTCAACCAGTCAATAA
- the LOC138899253 gene encoding uncharacterized protein, translating into MPTGKLAKWQILLSEFDIIYVTQKAVKGQALADHLAENPVDVEYEPFKTYFPNEEVSFVGEDIVETYDGWRMFFDGAANFKGMGIRTVLVLEIGQHYPVSAKLRFPCTNNMAEYEACILRLRLAIDMNIQELLVIRDSDLLHVPRIQNEFANALATLSSMIKYPDKNFIDPIPIEIRKQPDYCAHVEEEFNGNPWFHDIKEYLEKGEYTGDTTHTQ; encoded by the exons atgcctacgggtaagctagcaaagtggcagatattgctaagtgagttcgacatcatctatgtgactcagaaggcagtcaagggGCAAGCATTGGCCGATCACCTGGCAGAGAACCCCGTAGACGTAGAATACGAACCATTTAAGACGTATTTTCCCAACGAGGAAGTGTCGTTTGTAGGTGAAGATATTGTCGAaacatatgatggttggaggatgtttttcgacggagccgcaaacttcaaaggaatGGGAATCAGAACTGTTTTGGTATTAGAAATCGGTCAACATTACCCGGTATCCGCCAAGCTCAGGttcccatgcaccaacaatatggcagaatacgaggcTTGCATCTTGAGACTCAGATTGGCCATCGACATGAAcattcaggagttgctggtaatcaGAGATTCAGATCTTCTG CATGTTCCAAGAATTCAGAACGAGTTCGCGAATGCACTagctaccttgtcttccatgataaaATATCCAGACAAGAATTTTATTGACCCTATCCCGATAGAGATTCGTAAGCAACCAgattattgtgctcatgttgaagaagagttcaatggaaatccatggtttcatgatatcaaggagtatttgGAGAAAGGAGAATACACAGGAGATACTACACACACTCAGTAG